In Erigeron canadensis isolate Cc75 chromosome 1, C_canadensis_v1, whole genome shotgun sequence, a single window of DNA contains:
- the LOC122585197 gene encoding delta(7)-sterol-C5(6)-desaturase-like, whose protein sequence is MDIDENYLVHFTKETNLYNQMVLGTLLPGQLWTPLPHFFQAWLRLYLAATLCYFISAGLWSLYIYHFKRNVFLPEAAMPSRKAMCMQMYVTMKGMPCYCALPAISEFMVENGWTRCFSRVSDVGWASYAWNLGLYLVIVEFGIYWIHRALHDIKPLYKYLHATHHIYNKQNTLSPFAGLAFHPLDGMLQAISHLIALFIVPTHLMTHIALLFIELMWAINIHDCIHGKLWPVMGAGYHTIHHKTYRHNYGHFTVWMDWMFGTLHDPSKDEAKII, encoded by the exons ATGGACATCGACGAAAACTACTTGGTACATTTCACAAAGGAAACAAACTTATACAACCAAATGGTGCTCGGAACTTTACTGCCCGGTCAACTATGGACCCCACTCCCACATTTCTTTCAAGCCTGGCTGCGTTTATATCTTGCTGCCACCCTTTGTTACTTCATCTCCGCTGGCCTTTGGTCTCTCTATATCTATCATTTTAAACGTAATGTTTTTCTCCCTGAAG CTGCTATGCCTTCGAGAAAAGCTATGTGTATGCAAATGTATGTTACAATGAAGGGTATGCCATGCTATTGTGCTCTTCCTGCGATCTCCGAATTCATGGTTGAAAATGGATGGACAAGATGTTTCTCACGGGTAAGTGACGTCGGATGGGCTTCCTACGCTTGGAATTTGGGTCTTTACTTAGTGATTGTCGAATTTGGCATCTATTGGATCCATAGAGCGTTGCATGATATTAAACCTCTTTACAAATATCTTCACGCTACTCATCATATCTACAATAAGCAGAATACGCTTTCCCCATTTGCTG GGCTTGCCTTTCACCCTCTAGACGGGATGTTGCAGGCGATATCACATCTGATTGCTCTATTTATCGTCCCCACGCATTTGATGACCCACATAGCTCTGTTATTCATAGAACTTATGTGGGCTATTAATATTCATGATTGCATCCATGGGAAACTATGGCCGGTAATGGGAGCTGGCTACCACACCATTCATCACAAGACATACCGTCACAATTATGGTCATTTCACTGTTTGGATGGACTGGATGTTTGGTACCCTTCATGATCCTTCGAAAGACGAGGCTaagattatttga